A section of the Simplicispira suum genome encodes:
- a CDS encoding thiolase family protein codes for MTAPAGGYGTDEIKVTDSGATALALAYARVLAGESNLGLVASWCKTSKTDIGAVFRLRGEPFFTRPLGIDETVADALFAQAVAAEFDINSDETNTRVLDAYTRASCNPRGIRHIVPTREAVATSAYEATPLRAAQRAPYTDGAVALVLASDDFLRSNPECKPLARISGIGWATDEYRLDGHRLCSMKSARAAWQSALEQAGVGSAAELDAIELESQTGWHEAAYVRAFGIQRDETISPSGGAFAQNPLFCTGLVNAAEAVLQVAGLAGKVQRPRVRRAAAHSCHGYAQQGNVVMVFEGIGATQ; via the coding sequence ATGACCGCACCTGCGGGTGGCTACGGCACCGACGAGATCAAGGTGACCGACTCGGGCGCCACGGCGCTCGCCCTCGCGTACGCTCGAGTCCTCGCCGGAGAGTCCAACCTAGGCCTTGTGGCGAGCTGGTGCAAGACATCCAAGACCGACATCGGCGCCGTTTTCCGCTTACGCGGCGAACCCTTCTTCACTCGCCCGCTCGGCATCGATGAGACCGTAGCTGACGCGTTGTTCGCACAGGCTGTTGCCGCAGAATTCGACATAAACAGCGATGAGACAAATACGCGCGTGCTTGACGCGTACACGCGGGCCTCATGCAATCCGCGTGGCATTCGGCACATCGTGCCGACGCGCGAGGCCGTCGCAACCTCTGCCTATGAAGCCACACCGCTGCGCGCCGCCCAGCGCGCACCATACACCGACGGCGCAGTGGCACTGGTGCTCGCGTCGGACGACTTCCTACGCAGCAATCCGGAATGCAAACCGCTTGCGCGCATTTCGGGTATCGGCTGGGCCACGGACGAGTACAGGTTGGACGGCCATCGGCTGTGCTCAATGAAGTCGGCGCGTGCGGCCTGGCAAAGCGCACTGGAGCAAGCAGGCGTAGGCAGCGCTGCAGAGTTGGATGCGATCGAACTCGAATCGCAGACCGGCTGGCACGAAGCAGCCTACGTGCGCGCATTCGGCATCCAGCGTGATGAGACAATATCGCCATCAGGGGGTGCATTCGCACAGAACCCGTTGTTCTGCACCGGCCTCGTGAACGCGGCCGAGGCTGTGCTTCAGGTTGCGGGTCTCGCAGGCAAAGTGCAGCGCCCCCGTGTGAGGCGCGCCGCGGCGCACAGCTGCCATGGGTATGCGCAGCAGGGCAACGTGGTGATGGTGTTCGAGGGCATAGGAGCGACGCAATGA
- a CDS encoding thiolase family protein translates to MSTNNTVAVLGTYQTEFKTHDPDHTFAEQAQIAAAGALKDAGMTPGDVDAIVFSLAPTYFMGVADADRWSIDHIFGAGKPMLRVHTGGATGGSAVQAAYNLIRSGMYRSVLVVGAERVAETPDAQDVLNLIFDVFYERDIPLSTNTSVGLWATSYLERYGYTEVDLARVAVRARRNATKNPHAHLKGMISIEDVMASRMISTPLKLFDICPRSSGSAAMLIGNMDMAKRFCSAPAFINGVASRSTTYWIGDRMTPTSDADLTDFVIAAEAATVCFKQAGITDPLAQIQVTEFYDPYTVMTPLQLERLGFCAPGIALRLEKEGYWDVEGGAVAVNPSGGTLCTNPIAVTGLVRAIDAATQVMGRAGTMQVPGVRNAVSSAVGGIAQFYNCIVFGDQPYGH, encoded by the coding sequence ATGAGCACGAACAACACCGTCGCCGTACTGGGAACGTACCAAACCGAATTCAAAACGCACGATCCTGATCACACGTTCGCCGAACAGGCACAGATCGCCGCTGCCGGCGCCCTGAAAGACGCGGGGATGACGCCGGGCGATGTCGACGCCATAGTCTTCTCGCTTGCACCTACCTACTTCATGGGCGTGGCTGATGCCGATCGATGGTCCATCGACCACATCTTCGGCGCTGGCAAGCCTATGCTACGCGTCCATACGGGTGGCGCCACTGGCGGGTCAGCTGTTCAGGCCGCGTACAACCTGATTCGTTCCGGCATGTATCGCTCGGTTCTCGTCGTGGGTGCCGAACGAGTAGCCGAAACGCCTGACGCCCAAGACGTACTGAATTTGATCTTCGACGTCTTCTACGAACGCGACATTCCGCTATCGACGAACACATCCGTCGGCTTGTGGGCGACTAGCTACTTGGAGCGCTACGGATACACGGAAGTGGACCTCGCACGCGTCGCGGTGCGTGCGCGCCGCAATGCCACGAAAAACCCTCATGCGCATTTGAAAGGCATGATCAGCATCGAGGATGTGATGGCCTCGCGCATGATCAGCACGCCCCTCAAGTTGTTCGATATCTGCCCACGCTCCTCCGGCAGCGCCGCGATGCTCATCGGCAACATGGACATGGCAAAGCGCTTCTGCTCTGCACCCGCGTTCATCAACGGAGTTGCGAGCCGCAGCACTACTTACTGGATCGGCGACCGGATGACGCCAACCTCCGATGCCGACCTGACAGATTTCGTGATAGCGGCTGAAGCTGCAACGGTTTGCTTTAAACAAGCGGGTATTACGGATCCGCTGGCCCAAATCCAGGTCACTGAATTTTATGACCCATACACAGTCATGACGCCGCTGCAACTAGAACGTCTGGGCTTCTGCGCGCCGGGCATTGCACTGCGACTGGAAAAAGAAGGTTACTGGGACGTGGAGGGAGGTGCAGTTGCAGTCAATCCTTCGGGTGGGACACTCTGCACGAACCCCATCGCCGTGACAGGCCTAGTACGAGCCATCGACGCAGCCACGCAGGTGATGGGCCGCGCCGGGACGATGCAGGTTCCAGGCGTGCGAAACGCCGTGTCGTCCGCTGTGGGCGGCATCGCCCAATTCTATAACTGCATAGTATTCGGCGACCAGCCATACGGCCACTGA
- a CDS encoding Zn-ribbon domain-containing OB-fold protein yields MSERNIEPGGVITEVVTLRYDYSLGEVAGKFMEGLKQGKILATSCSKSGLTYLPPRAYCERSFEPCDGWVEAAFEGVIEASTIIVRGFQGKRNPPVAIAYVKLDGIDSAIGNYVDDLDLSNLDVAQKKIAPGTRVKVKFGPTREGRITDFSFVCAE; encoded by the coding sequence ATGAGCGAACGCAACATTGAACCCGGAGGCGTGATCACTGAAGTGGTGACGCTGCGCTACGACTATTCCCTCGGCGAGGTTGCCGGTAAGTTCATGGAAGGGCTCAAGCAAGGCAAGATCCTTGCTACTAGTTGCTCCAAGTCGGGACTGACATATCTGCCGCCGCGTGCCTACTGTGAGCGCAGCTTTGAACCATGTGACGGCTGGGTGGAAGCGGCATTCGAAGGCGTCATTGAGGCCTCGACCATCATCGTGCGTGGTTTTCAGGGAAAGCGCAATCCGCCAGTGGCGATCGCGTACGTCAAACTCGACGGGATCGACTCCGCCATCGGGAACTACGTGGACGACTTGGATCTGAGCAATCTTGATGTGGCGCAGAAAAAGATCGCGCCAGGTACTCGCGTTAAGGTGAAGTTTGGGCCGACACGTGAAGGTCGCATCACTGATTTTAGCTTCGTCTGCGCGGAATGA
- a CDS encoding thiolase C-terminal domain-containing protein, producing MSSASPVRDGQRACIVGIGETRYTKRGEQAGRGEWALACEAALNATRDAGLDPRHIEGLASYSGDTSLPWLMQHALGIQRLRFASMVWGGGGSGACGSLAHAVAAVESGQAANVLVFRSIVQRPGSRYGEAGGFSEVPQIDLLAPFGMLMPASMMAPSFIRYMYEYGIRTEHLAEVAIAFRDNAQRNPRAVMHGLPLSMDQYMAARMIAEPLRLYDCCQENDGACALLVTSAERARDLPCKPVRVMAAQQGGNPGWGSATMGSHTMPAAEYGWGNGEQLSRDLYAGAGLSPSEVDFAQIYDHFTPAVLMSLENFGLCGRGEGGDFVADGKIRRGGSMPLNTAGGLLSEAYIHGLNLVAEAVRQLRGESTSQVPGARVGLVTAGIGSTPISAAILAV from the coding sequence ATGAGCAGTGCATCGCCCGTGCGGGACGGCCAGCGCGCCTGCATCGTCGGCATCGGCGAGACGCGCTACACGAAGCGCGGCGAACAGGCCGGCCGCGGAGAATGGGCGCTGGCCTGCGAAGCTGCGCTCAATGCCACGCGCGACGCCGGGCTCGACCCGCGGCACATCGAAGGGCTCGCTTCGTACTCGGGCGACACCTCGCTGCCATGGCTGATGCAGCACGCGCTGGGCATCCAGCGCCTGCGTTTCGCCTCGATGGTGTGGGGCGGCGGCGGCAGCGGCGCATGCGGATCGCTGGCCCATGCCGTGGCCGCGGTGGAAAGCGGGCAGGCCGCGAACGTCCTGGTTTTCCGCTCGATCGTGCAGCGGCCCGGCAGCCGATATGGAGAGGCCGGCGGTTTTTCGGAGGTGCCGCAAATCGACCTTCTCGCTCCCTTCGGCATGCTGATGCCCGCGAGCATGATGGCGCCGAGCTTCATCCGCTACATGTACGAATACGGAATCCGTACCGAGCATCTGGCGGAAGTAGCGATCGCCTTCCGCGACAACGCGCAGCGCAACCCGCGCGCCGTCATGCACGGCCTTCCACTCTCGATGGACCAATACATGGCCGCGCGCATGATTGCTGAGCCGCTGCGCCTTTACGACTGTTGCCAGGAGAACGACGGCGCATGCGCCCTGCTCGTGACCTCGGCAGAGCGCGCGCGCGACCTGCCCTGCAAGCCTGTGCGCGTGATGGCCGCGCAGCAAGGCGGCAACCCCGGCTGGGGCTCCGCGACGATGGGCAGCCACACCATGCCCGCCGCCGAGTACGGATGGGGCAACGGCGAGCAGCTCTCTCGGGACCTCTATGCCGGGGCCGGCTTATCGCCCTCGGAGGTAGACTTCGCGCAGATCTACGACCACTTCACGCCCGCCGTGCTGATGTCGCTGGAGAACTTCGGCCTGTGCGGCCGCGGCGAAGGCGGTGACTTCGTGGCGGACGGAAAGATTCGCCGAGGAGGCTCGATGCCACTCAACACCGCTGGCGGTCTGCTGTCGGAGGCATACATCCACGGCCTAAATCTCGTGGCCGAAGCCGTTCGCCAGCTGCGCGGCGAATCAACATCACAAGTGCCCGGTGCGCGGGTTGGCCTCGTCACGGCCGGCATCGGCTCGACTCCCATCAGCGCCGCAATCCTGGCCGTATGA
- a CDS encoding Zn-ribbon domain-containing OB-fold protein yields MTMPNYLPDLGPITAPQLPEHISFWENCAKRELRFQCCSECERWRHPPAPVCPHCGSAGATWKLAPPRAELFSYTVVHHAPTPALRGYVPYNIAIVAFTDLIDIRIVSNVLNILPQDLCIGMPLQLVWQDQGPGRVVPLFVREGAAA; encoded by the coding sequence ATGACCATGCCCAACTACCTGCCCGACCTGGGCCCGATCACAGCGCCCCAGCTGCCCGAACACATTTCTTTCTGGGAAAACTGCGCGAAGCGCGAGTTGCGCTTCCAGTGCTGCAGCGAATGTGAGCGCTGGCGCCACCCGCCGGCGCCCGTGTGCCCGCATTGCGGCTCTGCTGGCGCCACGTGGAAGCTCGCTCCACCCCGGGCGGAGCTCTTCAGCTACACGGTGGTACACCACGCGCCGACGCCCGCCTTGCGTGGTTACGTCCCTTACAACATTGCCATCGTTGCCTTCACCGATCTCATCGACATCCGCATTGTGAGCAACGTGCTGAACATACTGCCGCAGGATCTATGCATCGGCATGCCGCTTCAGCTAGTGTGGCAGGATCAGGGCCCTGGGCGCGTGGTACCGCTGTTCGTGCGCGAAGGAGCGGCCGCATGA
- a CDS encoding MBL fold metallo-hydrolase → MSELLYPAGEPPVPGHAVEVATGVLWLRMPMPFALSHINFWAIRDGDAWAIVDSGLHTVETATAWLQLVAPDGPLQGRRVSRVFATHMHPDHVGMAGWLTRRFDCQLWMSRLEYLHCRMLVVDTGREAPADGVRFYQRAGWQDPQIETYRARFGAFGRMIHPLPDSFQRLEDGAVLRIGEHDWHVVIGRGHSPEHACLHCPALRLLISGDQVLPRITSNVSVHPTEPAADPLTEWLESLTEIARRVSDDVLVLPAHNEPFTGLHERLRQLESSVMQALEQLRIKLLEPRRVVDVFDALFRRAVGDDPHLLSMATGESVAHINFLRQRGEAEIERIEDGVEWYRLTPGRDS, encoded by the coding sequence ATGAGCGAGCTGCTCTACCCGGCCGGCGAACCACCTGTGCCCGGCCACGCCGTGGAGGTCGCGACGGGCGTGCTGTGGCTGCGCATGCCGATGCCGTTCGCCCTGAGCCACATCAATTTCTGGGCAATCCGCGACGGCGATGCTTGGGCCATCGTGGACAGCGGCCTGCACACGGTGGAGACCGCCACCGCGTGGCTGCAGCTCGTCGCGCCCGACGGCCCGCTGCAGGGCCGCCGCGTCTCGCGCGTGTTCGCGACCCACATGCATCCCGACCATGTCGGCATGGCCGGCTGGCTCACGCGCCGCTTCGACTGCCAGCTCTGGATGTCGCGGCTCGAGTACCTGCACTGCCGCATGCTCGTGGTGGACACCGGGCGCGAAGCCCCGGCCGACGGCGTGCGCTTCTACCAGCGCGCCGGCTGGCAGGACCCGCAGATCGAAACCTATCGCGCGCGCTTCGGCGCCTTCGGCCGGATGATCCACCCGCTGCCGGACAGCTTCCAGCGGCTCGAGGACGGTGCGGTGCTGCGCATCGGCGAACATGACTGGCATGTGGTGATCGGCCGCGGCCACTCACCCGAGCATGCATGCCTGCACTGCCCCGCGCTGCGGCTGCTGATCTCGGGCGACCAGGTGCTCCCGCGCATCACTTCGAACGTTTCCGTGCACCCGACGGAGCCCGCGGCGGACCCCTTGACCGAATGGCTGGAGAGCCTGACCGAGATCGCGCGACGTGTGTCCGACGACGTGCTGGTTCTGCCCGCGCACAACGAGCCTTTTACCGGCCTGCACGAGCGGCTGCGGCAGCTGGAAAGCAGCGTGATGCAGGCTCTCGAGCAATTGCGCATCAAATTGCTGGAGCCGCGGCGTGTGGTCGATGTGTTCGACGCGCTGTTCCGGCGGGCGGTGGGCGATGACCCACACCTCCTGAGCATGGCCACCGGCGAAAGCGTGGCGCACATCAATTTCCTGCGTCAGCGCGGCGAAGCGGAAATCGAACGGATTGAAGACGGTGTCGAGTGGTACCGGCTTACACCGGGGAGGGATTCATGA
- a CDS encoding SDR family NAD(P)-dependent oxidoreductase translates to MNQLQGLTAVVTGGTTGIGLACAHALLAAGAESVLVNGRDAARAEAARKSLECQFPHARVLCAAGDMGHAEDAARVMSAAHEGLGRIDALVNSTGGTDVPKLLHETALEDIAGILDRTLLPQLTSCRAALPYLRTAGRGCVINIASDAAKLPTPGEAVIGASMAGIVMFTRTLAIEGRRSGIRANVVTPSMTTGTRHFDTVMADPFCAKMFAKAEKMAALGVVTKDELAQLVVFLASPAAAKITGQAISMNGGISAL, encoded by the coding sequence ATGAATCAATTGCAAGGGCTCACCGCCGTCGTGACGGGCGGCACCACAGGCATCGGGCTCGCGTGCGCGCATGCCTTGCTGGCCGCCGGAGCCGAATCAGTCCTCGTCAACGGCCGGGATGCCGCGCGCGCCGAAGCAGCGCGGAAGTCGCTGGAATGCCAATTCCCGCACGCCCGCGTGCTGTGCGCCGCGGGCGACATGGGGCATGCCGAAGATGCGGCACGGGTGATGTCCGCCGCCCATGAGGGTCTCGGGCGCATCGACGCGCTGGTGAACTCCACCGGCGGCACCGACGTCCCCAAGCTGCTGCATGAGACCGCGCTGGAGGACATTGCTGGGATCCTGGATCGAACGCTGCTGCCGCAGCTCACAAGCTGCCGCGCGGCTTTGCCTTATCTGCGCACCGCCGGCCGCGGCTGCGTGATCAACATCGCCTCCGACGCCGCGAAGTTGCCCACGCCCGGCGAGGCGGTGATCGGCGCCTCGATGGCCGGCATTGTGATGTTCACGCGCACGCTCGCGATCGAGGGCCGCCGGAGCGGCATCCGCGCGAACGTGGTCACGCCTTCGATGACCACCGGCACGCGCCATTTCGACACGGTCATGGCCGACCCTTTCTGCGCCAAGATGTTCGCCAAGGCGGAGAAGATGGCGGCGCTCGGAGTCGTCACGAAAGACGAGTTGGCGCAACTTGTGGTGTTCCTCGCCTCACCCGCCGCAGCCAAGATCACGGGGCAGGCGATCAGCATGAATGGGGGGATTTCAGCCCTATGA
- a CDS encoding thiolase family protein: MNTEPVFIIGVGHTPFGKHANLSVRELARGATTSAMNDAGIGLGAVQAAFFSNATQGHMEGQEMIRGEIVLRSMGVGGIPVFNVENACASASSAFKLAVNALRAGDADVALALGAEKMFSPDRDRMMSVFDGAWDVATAQENARRLVELGAGVDVPDGTTSPRPYSVFMDVYAAFARYHMKRFGTTQRQLAVVAAKNHEHSAANTLSQYRKVFTVDEVLAAPPITYPLTLPMCSPISDGAAAAIVATREGMQRLGIDARRAVRVLACVVQSGSDRAPDEVERHCTALAAKRAYEVAGLGPRDIDVAEVHDATAMGEIIQVENLGFCDYGDGGPLAERGETRIGGRIPVNSSGGLESKGHPIGATGLSQIHELVTQLRGEAGARQVNGARTAIAENGGGLHGIEEAVACITILQRTQD; the protein is encoded by the coding sequence ATGAACACCGAACCCGTTTTCATTATCGGCGTCGGCCACACACCATTCGGCAAGCATGCTAACCTGTCGGTGCGCGAACTCGCGCGGGGCGCCACCACGTCGGCCATGAACGACGCCGGCATCGGCCTCGGCGCCGTGCAAGCGGCCTTCTTCTCCAATGCGACGCAAGGCCACATGGAAGGCCAGGAAATGATCCGCGGCGAGATCGTGCTGCGCAGCATGGGCGTGGGCGGGATCCCGGTGTTCAATGTGGAAAACGCGTGCGCCAGCGCCAGCTCCGCATTCAAACTGGCCGTCAACGCCTTGCGCGCGGGCGATGCCGACGTGGCGCTCGCGCTGGGCGCCGAGAAGATGTTCTCCCCGGACCGCGACCGCATGATGAGCGTCTTCGACGGTGCGTGGGACGTCGCGACGGCGCAAGAGAACGCGCGGCGGCTCGTCGAGCTGGGCGCGGGCGTCGATGTGCCGGACGGCACCACCTCGCCACGCCCCTACAGCGTCTTCATGGATGTCTACGCGGCCTTCGCGCGCTACCACATGAAGCGTTTCGGCACGACGCAGCGCCAGCTGGCGGTGGTCGCCGCGAAGAACCACGAGCACTCGGCCGCAAACACACTGTCTCAGTACCGCAAAGTGTTCACGGTCGACGAAGTGCTCGCGGCCCCGCCCATCACCTATCCACTCACGCTGCCAATGTGTTCGCCCATTTCGGACGGCGCTGCCGCAGCCATCGTCGCGACCCGAGAGGGCATGCAGCGTCTTGGCATCGACGCGAGGCGCGCGGTTCGTGTGCTCGCCTGCGTGGTGCAGTCGGGCAGCGATCGCGCCCCGGACGAAGTGGAGCGCCACTGCACCGCGCTTGCCGCGAAACGAGCGTACGAAGTCGCAGGCCTGGGTCCCCGGGACATCGATGTGGCCGAAGTGCACGACGCCACCGCGATGGGAGAAATCATCCAGGTAGAGAACCTCGGGTTCTGTGACTACGGGGACGGCGGCCCGCTTGCAGAACGCGGCGAAACGCGCATCGGCGGCCGCATCCCCGTCAACTCTTCGGGCGGCCTCGAATCGAAGGGCCATCCCATCGGCGCGACCGGGCTGTCCCAGATCCACGAGCTCGTCACACAACTGCGCGGCGAGGCAGGCGCACGACAAGTGAATGGCGCGCGCACGGCGATCGCCGAGAACGGCGGCGGGCTGCATGGTATCGAGGAAGCGGTGGCCTGCATCACTATCCTTCAACGCACGCAGGACTGA
- a CDS encoding SDR family NAD(P)-dependent oxidoreductase codes for MDPKGKTAVVTGAGSGLGRATCDELKTAGATVFAFERDAGRVESLRAAGIEALQVDVASEASVRDAVAHVKSRVGALHVSVNCAGILRAAKTIARGEVFPLQDWDDTIAVNLTGTFNVVRFAALAMSVNEPDATTGERGVIVNVASGAATQGQVGQAAYSASKAGVMGMTLPIARDLADHAIRVVTIAPGLFDTAMVASMTDKVRDALIDRMVLFPKRRGRPEEFARLVRHVLENEYINATMLHIDAGVRTTPR; via the coding sequence ATGGACCCAAAGGGAAAGACCGCCGTCGTGACCGGTGCGGGCTCGGGCCTGGGCCGCGCAACATGCGACGAGCTGAAGACAGCCGGTGCCACTGTGTTCGCCTTCGAGCGCGACGCAGGCCGTGTGGAGTCGCTGCGCGCGGCGGGCATCGAGGCCTTGCAGGTGGACGTCGCCTCGGAAGCGTCGGTGCGCGATGCCGTGGCGCACGTCAAGTCGCGGGTGGGCGCACTGCACGTTTCGGTGAACTGCGCGGGCATCTTGCGCGCGGCCAAGACGATCGCCCGCGGCGAGGTTTTTCCGCTTCAGGACTGGGACGACACCATCGCCGTCAACCTCACGGGCACGTTCAACGTCGTGCGCTTTGCCGCGCTCGCGATGAGCGTGAACGAGCCCGACGCCACCACCGGCGAGCGCGGGGTGATCGTGAACGTGGCTTCGGGCGCGGCCACGCAGGGCCAGGTGGGCCAGGCGGCCTATAGCGCAAGCAAGGCGGGCGTCATGGGCATGACGCTGCCCATAGCACGTGACCTGGCGGATCACGCGATTCGTGTCGTCACGATCGCGCCGGGCCTGTTCGACACGGCGATGGTGGCCAGCATGACAGACAAGGTACGTGACGCGCTCATCGACCGGATGGTTCTCTTTCCAAAGCGGCGCGGGCGGCCCGAGGAATTTGCACGGCTGGTGCGCCATGTCCTCGAAAATGAATACATCAACGCGACTATGCTGCACATCGATGCCGGGGTGAGGACAACGCCGCGATGA
- a CDS encoding iron-containing alcohol dehydrogenase has product MTPSTGVFVVQAHERIVFGQPAGETVADEAVRHAARRVFLVTNRSLAHLDDGPVQRVVKALGMRHAGTFAAMSAHSRCEDVVAAANMARNAGADLLVAIGGGSVIDGTKAALLCLWHNLDTIKQLTGLAGSPHDADMPVAHAVRAIAVPTTFSAAEFTSAAAVNDEATRTKHVLSHRLFAPQSVVLDPEATLPTPLQLLLATGMRAIDHAVETYCSLAANPVTEMFSMQGLKLLAQALPAIVDDPHDLATRLQAQLGMWQAVAPVAAGVSVGASHGIGYVLGGSYGVPHGETSCVLLPAVLRWNAEVNAVRQRELARAVGAPNEDLPAFIARLVENLGLPRSLDDLGIRGNDLDDIAIRALVYPAVAANPRSIHSEADVRRILETAR; this is encoded by the coding sequence ATGACACCCTCAACCGGCGTATTTGTCGTGCAGGCACACGAACGCATCGTGTTCGGCCAGCCGGCAGGAGAGACGGTCGCTGACGAGGCAGTGCGGCATGCCGCTCGTCGTGTTTTCCTAGTCACCAACCGGTCGCTGGCACATCTGGACGACGGCCCCGTGCAGCGCGTGGTGAAGGCACTCGGCATGCGGCATGCCGGCACGTTCGCAGCGATGTCGGCCCATTCGCGTTGTGAGGACGTGGTGGCTGCCGCGAACATGGCGCGCAACGCCGGAGCTGACCTTCTGGTCGCTATTGGAGGTGGCTCCGTCATCGACGGCACCAAGGCAGCACTTCTTTGCTTATGGCACAACCTCGACACAATAAAGCAGTTGACGGGCCTTGCGGGCAGCCCGCACGATGCAGACATGCCCGTTGCGCACGCGGTCAGAGCGATAGCCGTTCCCACCACCTTCAGTGCAGCCGAATTTACCAGCGCGGCTGCAGTGAACGACGAGGCCACCCGCACAAAGCACGTGCTCTCGCATCGTTTGTTCGCGCCGCAATCGGTCGTGCTTGACCCAGAAGCCACGCTCCCCACGCCGTTGCAGTTACTGCTCGCAACAGGCATGCGTGCGATCGATCATGCCGTGGAGACCTACTGTTCGCTCGCGGCCAATCCCGTGACGGAAATGTTTTCCATGCAGGGGCTGAAGCTGCTCGCGCAAGCCTTGCCGGCTATCGTCGACGATCCACATGACCTCGCGACACGCTTGCAGGCGCAGTTGGGCATGTGGCAAGCGGTCGCGCCCGTGGCAGCCGGCGTGAGCGTCGGCGCGAGCCACGGCATCGGCTACGTTCTGGGCGGCAGTTATGGGGTACCGCACGGCGAGACTTCTTGCGTACTGCTTCCGGCCGTGCTGCGCTGGAACGCGGAAGTGAACGCGGTGCGGCAGCGCGAGCTGGCACGAGCGGTCGGCGCGCCTAACGAAGACCTCCCGGCCTTCATCGCCCGTCTGGTCGAGAACCTTGGCCTACCGCGATCTTTAGACGACTTGGGTATCCGAGGCAACGATCTGGACGATATCGCGATACGCGCGCTCGTTTATCCCGCAGTCGCCGCCAACCCTCGGAGCATCCACTCAGAGGCCGATGTGCGCCGCATCCTCGAGACTGCACGTTGA